ttggttgctttgggcaacacaGACAGTCTTACTGTTAGGCAGTTTTGTTTAATGAaattttttgagtttctgtttccatggatatcaaatttatgtatctcaaTGCCCTTAagtgtgagttatgagtgtttcaaatcaggaagataattttgtaataaccctgtataggATTCCGCTACCtaaaaattttttgggaaaaagacaATTTTACCTTGGGTTTCTCAATGGTTGCTGGATGATTGTTTTCTACTCATGGCCAGTTCCCCAGTAATAGATCCAATGTGGTGTTCATCATTGCCCGATTTGTATGAGATGCGGAAGCCTGGTCTTCTCCTTATTTAGAACAAGATCATGCCATGTTGGGTCAAAAAGTGCTATATTTAATGTTCAACAAGGAAGGTATTCAGTTTCTGAATATACTGCAAAGTTTCAAAGCTGGGCATCTAATATTTCATGGAACTCTTTCACACTGAAGTGGCATTTCCATGAGGGTCTTTCAGAACAGGTGAATGATGAACTTAAGTAGATCTTCCTTCACATCTTGAGAACAATATTTGGTTATGCATTTGTATTGATCAAAGACTGTGGGAAAGGAAGTGAGAAAAGATGTTTTATTATAATTCTTGAACCCTCACTCACTCAACAGTCAACCCTCACTTAGAACCAAGGTATGCTATCAAACTAATTCTTTTTGAGAACCAATGCAGGCAGATATAATTCATGGACCAATTTCTGCTGCTAAGTGATGTTGATATATTGCGAAAAGATTATGCCTTTATTGTGAGAAACCTGGCATTATATTTTTGACTGTCCTGTTAGACCACAAAGGTCAATTGCTGTGATGGAACTCAAACATAATTTTGCCCCAGGATCCCATTGTGATCCTTTGAATTTGGAAATACAACCTCTATCATCTATGACACCAAGTGCTGGTAATTTAATATCGTATTGTTCCCATTTTATCATATCTATTCAGCTCCCTTGTAGATCTTGCAAATTAGCTACTACTGCAATGTTGGATTCCAACTCAGTAGGAAATTGTATGGACATTAAGTTTGCTTTTGATAATCCTATTGACCATAGTCCAAGATCTTTAAATAGTGACTGTTAATGGATCACCATTAAGTTACAGTCCTATTACTCATGAAACCATTGAACTGAAATTGATAATTGATCCTAATCATCATGAGAAGATatgtttctatttttttcccaaaaaaatttcCAGTAATTTGGGGCATTCCATGGCTTTGGTATCCGTAATCTCACAACTGATTGGAAAACGAGACAACTACTGTTTACTTCTGAAATCTGTTAAATGAATTGTCAGCCAAAAGATTCTATTCCCTCTGAGCTGGGAGCTAACTCCATAGAACTGCCCAAACCCTACAGAGTATTAAAGGATCTATGCAACAAATGTACTGACCATTTAGTTGCTCATCATCCTTATAACTGTCCTACTGAACTTTTTGAaccaggcccaggagccctagaggGCCCATAAAATCTCTCTtgcccatattgcaaaccaatactatgaATGAAACTTTGTAGTTGGGAGCCCAGTTCTAgactttgcactggggcccagcagatTCATGTTATGCCTCTGTGTCAATATGTGCAGACCAGATCACACTTGATAAATGATCATTTGGTCTGAAACGCTGCACTACAAATACTGTGCAATCCACAATGTTCCTCTAAGATTAATAAAGGCTTTAACTACATTCTTCAAAAAAATGTTGCTTTTCTATTTAAGAGTTTATTCATTAAATGTTGAAATCCAAGTAATAGGACCAGAAGTAGGCAAATAGGGGAAATAAAGCATACCTATAAATGGGTGCAACCAATGTGTCTTTAAAATTTATGTAAAAATTACTCTAAAAGATGACACGTGCACCTTAACCATTCCAcgacacaggatgtaagtttatgttctTCCAGGGTGGTAGTTAaaacaacaggacataaactcacGTCCTGTTAATGGTAAAGGCTCACATTCAGTtgcaggagctggctgtgactgtcaGGCAGCCTCATACTGCAAGAGCGGGGATTAGTGAGGGTCTTCAACTATGACACATCATTTATAGTATGGGCCACATGTTTTCCCACCAAAATATATTAGTTTGCCTTTCAGTGATATCAAAGTAGTTATCAATGCATCAAACTCCAGAGGGATGTAAAACAGATGCACTTGCCATGGTAAATTACATTTATGTGCATTAGCAAAGCTGTTTCATTGGACTCTGCCCCTTCATTAGCTCGTTCAGCAAACAAGTAGTAGCTCTAGCGTAGCTGCTATTTTAGAAGTCTGGTTTGAAATTCCAGACGACAACAATttgaagaaaataaattaaatatgGTCAGTTAATGGGGTTGTCTATTTCTTATGTATTGATGACCAAGTTATTCAACAGGGATCCACTGCTCGGGACCCCTGGTGACAGCCACTGCCAGTGTGTATGGAGACAGAAGCTGACAGCTTTGAACACCTGGCTGTGTCCCTGTTGGTATTGCAGTCCCTGTTTCCAATTGATTCAATGCCTGCATTATCAACCCGGGCCAATGCAATGTGTAAAGAGCTATCCACTTATTGTACAGTTCACATTGACTGCCACTGGAAGAACAGGTGATAAGCCAGGGTCTCAAGCAGCGGACACTTgtccatcaactattgataacaagtcctgaggataggtcaccaatagttaagaagtaagtaccatatatacttgagtattagccgacccgagaataagccgagtcaataagttttaccacaaaaaactggtaaaacttattgactcgagtataagcctagctatactcaagtatatgctAGGTTTAAAACCCCCCCATAGTACTcaactcccagccggcgtctgtgtctgtggcATGATGGTCCCCCccgcagtgcggcaagctgcttgagaattcacagcgctggcactcaatccaatcacagtgcttacacagcactgactgcaggggaattcaaagccgagcagggagatgatagcggggagaaatttcaagcagcttgccgcaccgccagggagaccattgtGCCGGGGACGCAGACACCAGCTGGGACGTGAGTAttgcaggtttgtttttttttttacgtccctcaagtataagccgaggggggctttttcggcataaaaaaatgtgctcaaGAACTcgtcttatactcgagtatatacaataACCCATTTATTACCTACAAAAACACCACATAGCATAACaagatttcatttttacaaaaaGATACAGTGCAACATAAGTATTGTCCTGTATTCACCTTGCTTCATAAGTATCTGTGTCTAAGGAAAAACAATGCATTCTAAAAATGTAAGCAGTTATATAACTTTAATTAATCTAAATCTGTAAAATTCATTTATTGCATAAATGTTAATTTAGATTTCCATTTacaagtaaaaatgtaaaaaattaaatattaaaaatgaGGGCTTGTTAATTAATAGACAGAGAAATATGTTAAAGATTTGATTGTGTGAACTGTTTTCAAGGGGGCTGCTAACTAAGTAATATCACAAATTAGAATTGCCTAAATATAATTGGGATATAAAATGTTGTCAATATTTTTCTAGATTCATAATTGTGAAAGAATGGTAAATTTGAATATGCTAAGATTACATTATTCTTTAAAGCCAAGTGTGCAAAGTTAGTCTATACATACTGAACATGCAAATTTACTGTATGCATGTTGTCATGTCTGTAAGATATATTCATTTGCTGGataagtatatacatatatacctattATAACTATGTCATACGCAGACAATAGTCAAAGTTGGATCTTATTTAGACTGGTGAGTTTTATCCATGTTTAATTGTCCATATTTTAGGCGTAACACCCAGACCCACACAGTTCCATTGGACCATACTAATCGCAGGTACAGTACATTACACTGTTTTGATTTAAACTTAACTACTTTGTACTAAGCAAAGTATGGGAAGAACATAGTATTGTGGTGGTGATCAGGACCAGTCTTGAGTTAGATAGTATGTTCCATTGATACCCTACCCTTACGGTGTACCATCTAGTGCCAAAATAATTTAGTCATGCAGTGTATAAAAAACATTGCCATAAAGTGTCCATATAATAATAAGAGTTGTATAACTTAGGCTTCATTCAGATCTTGTTTTTGCTTCACCCAGTGGTCTAGTTAGGATGTTCATTTAAAATCCTGAAAATAACACTGCTGACAGGACCTGGGCAGAACCTATATCAGCCATTATCGAAAACTGCTGAAATGTAGACCAATACAGTATATATGGATTTTGGcaggttcccattcacttcaggcaTTTTGTGCTGCAAAGAAAAGTGCAGTCAGCCACGCTTTTCTTTTCAGCACAGAATGCTAGAAATGAACAGACACCTGCCGAAAAGGAGACCTTTGGGTCTCTGCCTCAATAGACTTCTATAAAGACCGAGATAGGTTCTGCCCACGTCGAGTCCAGCAGTGCCGTTTTCACAATTTTAGGgcaagcacccactggcgtttgcgttttccgcgggaaaaaaacgcagcgttttcgccgcgttcccccgcgttttttccgcccgttttccgcggcgtttttcgcggcgttttcgcggcgttttcgcggcttttctattaatttccatggagaaaaataaggacacatatgcaactgacagctcctatgttaaaaacgcaaacgcaacgcaaaaaaaacgccagtggacaggaacacatgttatctctatgcctgtgcaggaaaaacgcaaaacgcaaaacgcaaaacgcaggtaaaaaaacgccagtgggtgctcgcccttaaatgGACACCCTCACGGAACCCCTGGACGGAGTAAAAGACAAAATCTGAGTGGAGCCTAACACTGCCCAAGCAATAAACTTGTGATTGAAACTGCATCCTGCACAGCTGCCTTCCCTAGCCATTGCCCACTTTGTCACACCATAAACATGTGAATAATGTATGAGGTAGCCTCAAATTGAACAGTAAAACTAGGTTGACAAACCGAACCCtaattttttctttcctctttccTTTGCATTTGAATTATATATTAGTTCTTACGATATATGTTATAAGTGAATATATACTTTCTATTTCCGCTATTATAAGtcataaaattaaaaacaatgtcTGCTATGATAAgttatacaatttaaaaaaatgtttttgtttccaTAGGTGCATGGTGGAAGTATGCCACACACTAGGCTACTCCTGCTACTGTTCATACTGTGCATGGCCCGGTCAAGTCTCCACTATAACTTTTATAAAACAGAGTCAATTTTCAGCTGTCTTAAAGAAGTCCTTGAGGAGGCCAAAAGGAGAAGTTTAGAAGACAATTCGGTTCTTAGCAAAAGGGGCTATGACTTTGGACCAAGTGATAGCCTATTAtcccaagaggaagaggaggaagaagaggatgagAAAGAGAAAAGGACATTTCCAGCTGCACGCTACAGATATCTGTCACAGGCCCAGGTGAAGGGCAAGCTATATCAAAACAAGGCAAAAAGTGACCGCCGGACCAAATTCACTCTTTCATTGGATGTACCTACTAATCTAATGAACATTCTATTTGACATTGCAAAGGCTAAAAACATGAGGGCAAAGGCTGCAGCAAATGCACAGCTAATGGCCCAGGTTGGCAGGCGAAAGTAAGGCTGGCTAGGCTGTGCGTGGCCCACAAAGGGAGGTAGATAAATTAGCACAAGACTTGTGCCATGAAATCTCCTGCTCCACACATGGCCGAACCCTGGAACTTTTCTTTGTACAGTACACTGCTATATAATGAGTCCTTCAAAGCTGCATTTACTTCCTACATGTCTATGCCCAAGGGGTGATATGTCACCCTCCTTGCCCTCTTTTATAATTCATTAATAAATAATTTTGTTctattttgttacattttctcTATCTCTTCCCAACCTCTGAAATTTCTGTATTTTGGCTTTATCGCTGTCCTATGGATTTTATTATATCTTTTTTCTGTTAATGATTTCCTTTGTAGTTTTTGTTCCTTTACATGGAGATTTTAATGCACAAAttgaaaattattaaaaaaaattgcatctcccactgtgatgtttttttttttaaattggaacaAGCAATTTTTGATATGTTCAagttttttgtgtcttttcaaggcctttataaaaaaaaaaaacagaacaaagatAAGTAGAAAAAAATTGCTTCTGCACTACTACACGTTTCAAGATTTTTAAGAAACACTGTCCAGATTTTAACTTGTCACATGTAAAAAGGGACACTACTTGGCATATGCTTAGCCCACTGAAATGTGTATACTAGAATATGTTTAGATACTTTTACATTCTTCTTTATATCCAAAATCTGAAGAACCATCCAGATCCAACTCTTCTTTTTACATAGCAGCAATgcattacaatgtatcagtggacTCCCAGACAAGAGAGAGATTTGTGTTGCTGTTGTGGTCAGCTCAAATATGAGCCCTATGTAGTTCTACAGTGCTGAAGAAATGTCCAGATGGATTTTCTCTCTTTAATGGTAATCCCATGTTATTAGCCAAATGTTCTAATAAATGCTTATTTTAAAATTCAGTGGTAATCGAGGACCACATACTGGTCTATATCTTCTTACGCACTTGTGCGTTCACTCGTGCAAAATCTGTACACTGAGAGTTTACTGTGAGACTGGACACTTGCAAATCATCTCTCGGTGCTTAACCTCCTCCTCAGCAATGCTTCAACTCCAATAACTgcacattattaaacagcatgactTCCTTCCATGACTTAAATATTCTGCCTATAAATAATGGAGACAGAATTCAGCAAACTGAGTGAGGAAAGACATGATTAAGAAGAAAGACGATGAGTAAAGTTTAGGCAGTAACTGTAGGCTAGGATCAGTCACTCAAGTGTAGTGTACAGATACCAAACTTTCTGGATGCTTCTATGTGGTCTTTGTTGTtcttgtgcttatgtgttgtcagtgtgttctatgtgagtgaatatgatgtgtattgcctagctgcagcactgaatgggttactgtctgggttatgtctggaaatgcatCTTTTGTGACCTTGTCATataaatgtgtttgcaaggtgcatgagtgaggtCTTTTTGGTCTTTCTTTTAGTCTTCTTTCTTTGGCAGCCTCCTACTGAGAGTGTCCTGAGTGGAGCCTGTGGGCACAGAGACACCTTCAATCTGTGGGCCAAGAAGATGGAAGAGACAGAGAGGATGCTGTTTGTGTCCAGGGCCTATCTCATCAAGTCCCTATGCAGTATCGCAAAAGGAACCGTAAGACCGTGTGAACCCACTCTGTAGCGCTGAATGTGGATCTTCAACCGTGAGTGTGCATCGGTAGTGAGTTGGTGAGTGGAAGTGAAGCATGTCCAGGAATAGAGTGccgcagataacttggcctgtgagaATCCCTCTGGTTTCTCGTGTTGCGTCCCTGTCACAGCACGTGTCCTCCTCCACCAGTGTCTTTTGCCAGTAGATGTAAAGTTGTTATGGACTGTTCCAAGTTTGCAAGTTATCCTACAGTAAATGGCTTTACCAACCATTCCTGACACTGCCTTTATAAAAtcaactctgtgtgtgtggactctttaggtgtcacctgtgacaaaagGACTACAGGTAAACTCCTGTCGGGTTTTcccccatttaatagcctgaccttggccccttggacatgtccctggttaccctccgggtggcaGATAATAGAGCCACCGGGACAAGGCCTAAACTCATCCCCGCCGTTTCCTAGGCTGTGGCCCGCGCCTCGGACGCTACACAAGGGTCATCCAAAGTGAAAGCTCTTCTGGGCTGCTGAGGTCTAGGAGGGAGTAGCTGGGAAGGCAGACGAGGGGGGAGACCATTCAGACTATAAGGCACATAGACACTTAATGTTTCCTATGGTCAAAAAaatgcagtgtgtatatatatatatatatatatatatatatatatatataatagcaaTCCTTAGTTATGAGCAGTATTAGggaagcataaaatcaagtgaccaAGTTTTCTATTTGTCAGCTTCAGAGTGAATTCACATGAGAATAGTAAAGTCAAAcaatctgagcaactttgaaTGAGGCATGGTTGTCGGTGCTTGACTATCTAGGGCCAGTATTTCAAAACCTAACAACCTTGTGGGAttttctcatgcaacagtgtGAAGAGTATATCAAGAATAGTGAAACTAAGGTGCAGCTAATAAGGCCACTGGTTATCCTGTTAACATGTTTGAACGCAtggatgagctataacagcagatgaccacctTGAGTGCCATTGTTGTCTAAGAAAAATGAAAGCAAAGACTCaggcgggcaaaagagcacacaaattggatcactgagcaataGAAAAACATCACCAGGTCAAATTAATCCAGATTTCGGTTGCACCATGctaatgggagggtcagaatttgatgcaagcagcatgaatggataAACTCtttctgtcagctgttcagagtattcactgtaaggccgcctgccgacgagcgggtcggatccggcggcgagagttctcgccgcgggacccgacccgagcgcctgcagagacgagcgcgtactcacccgcgcccggcggccccggctctttcatgtgccggctgccgggcagccggcacatgcgcagaccggagccggcggccgggtgagtgacgtatctgtgcgaggctctgcgagccccgcacaaaaatagggcatgccgcggtttgtttgccgcgcgagatttcgcgtggccaaaccgcggccgtctgcataggagtgcgtattgtaatgcactcctatgcaggctttgagcggcggaaatcccgcgggaaatcccgccgtgggatttccgcccgtgtgcaggcggcctaatgctcTGCACTCTGTATAGCACAATTTTGGTGCATGAGGAAGAACCAAGATGAGTCCTGAAGATCAAGTAAAAATAATCTACAGCACTCAACAGATTACTTGCAATCAGTTTTTAAAATGTATCATTCAGCACTGCAGACAGGACTTGGTCAATAATTCATAAATGCAATATTCAACACATGAAATCACATCCAGGTTTTGATGAACATGGTGTGTAGGTTAGTGTTACAGCTAAAGCATTAAACCTGATTCTTTGGTGTGTTTGACCTTCATCAATATGTTGCAATggacagtaaggccttagtcagacgggcgttttttttgcgcgatttgcgcatgcgcatgcgtccggcaattttttaaaaccattgctttgcaatggtatcggacacatgagcgctttttatgcgctcgtccgataaattatagaacagaaatcgcagatcgcacctatctgcgatctgcgattcctgttctcttctctatatgcgctcaatggggccggcggcagcagcgccaaccccattgagaacatatagaagacacatcattcttctctgccacagctgtaacagctgtgacagagaagaatgatgtttgcccattgaattcaatggagctggcaatacagccggctccattgaaagcaatgggctgccggacagcgctggatgaattgtcgggaagggcttaaatatataagcccttccctgcaattcatccagaaaagtgttaaaataaaaaaaaatatatacttaccttgtcccggcagccggagttcagcgcccttcccgacaattcatcccacactcgcccgcagcgcattgctttcagtggagccggctgtattgccggctccattgaatgcaatgcgctggacagctccggcccgtttctaatgaaacgcggctaggagcagattttcgggcaccggtcacgcgatttgcggatgcgcatcagtcatgcgatccgcaaatcgcgcgaaaaaacgcccgtctgactaaggcctcatggagCATCGATTCAAGCTAAGGAAGTGAAGGAAAGAAAAGAGTTAAAATAACATAATAGTGAGGTCAACAAGCCAAATAACTGCTCTATAAGCCTGTAGGCTATACAATACATGTCACATTGAACACGCAGTGTGATCTGCAAGCAGCAggctatagagcaggagaagcagagCAGATTGGGATAAAGCTTTATAGGAAATGATCCACTATAATTTATTCTCTTAAAATTTCGGTTTATTCAGGGTTTATGGGTTCAATTGGCAGTCTTATTAGCAATTAATAGGGTTATTACTGTGCATTTAAAGATAGCTGTAGATCAGATGGTGAAACAGTGCCTCTTGCGTTTTTGGTATCCTATATATTCAAAATAGGGTGGTGTGCaaacactcacctggtgctaggtGGGAAACCCTGTGTGAGGGAACCCATCGCACCTAAGATCCAGGTCTGCATGTAGAACACATAGATCCATTTCCACAATCCAGCAAGATAGCTGAAGAGACAACCAGGAGTCCATCAACGGCTTCACCGACAGGGGAGCCTCACCATAGGTAGGAaatttcaaaagaaaaaatagaCTCCGTGCTCGCCAGGCTCAGGAAGATCGGGTAAGAGATCGAGGACAGGTACAATGTTATACCATTCTTTATTGCAACGCATTTTGGCATATTACAGCAGACGCCTTTTTTAAGCAATACAATTTCAAATATAAAACAGCACCAACATATACGAGAACATGTAACATACTCACTCATGATGAACACGCTGAACgccacgtaacgattattgcttcCAAGACGATATCCTGTTGTATACCTCCATCTGTGCACAAGATTATATTGAGAGCGCTGCATTCATCGCAGCCGTGACGCAGCTTCTCAGCCACTTCTCAGAAACCACTCAGAGAGTACAGGCCTCTCCCCGCTTGTCGCACGTTGCATATGCCTCTGATGATAGGCAGTGAAAATTCCCACTGTATAGGCAACCAGTGAAATTTGCTGCCCACAGGCTCCTATGTTAAAACTATTTTTACAGATGTTCTATACTGCTATCATAGGTACAAGCCAGGAGGATAAGCTGAAGTATATCTTCAATGGAAGGCTGCAACATATCCCATCGTATGGGTTTACTGTGAGATACATTGTCCATAGAGTCCAGTTCTAAAAATAACACATATACCAGAAATATATCAAAAATGCTTTTCACATCAGAGGATTTTCAATGTAAATCCCCTTTGTCACTCAACACACATCAAGCCTCTAGTGAAGTTTCTGCCATACAcaattgactgatgcaatggcttctgtgatgtgtATTTGCAGATATTGCATGGTGGCTGTTGACCCCCTAGTGActaccccattgccttttttacatcctgctttagTGGCCTTTAATtcccagggacataaaaacatgcttactctggggattaaagccacgttggctgtggacgtgatagctccatgctgtcagtttccAGCGTTAACCGATAATGGAGCTGTCATGTGGGGCCGCGCGaagccccccacccctccctccgGTCATgcaattggcgctatccaatggaaagTGCTAATTGGGTTAAAGTGtaagaaagtttttaaaaaattaaagattcagctgccctcatggatcggatccatgaaggcTGTTGagcatactcacccccgtcctctgctATGTCCCTCGGCAATCTAGTCttcggtcttctgcacatgcgcgccaggcgtCATTACCTCAGCAGCATGCGCAGACGGCTGGGAAccctggcaaatttgaaatcttctGGCTAgtgaaggtagctgggaggcaggagatgtcactggggatcgTGGTGACTGGTCCCTGGGcccatgattgccgttatctattggataacggtgatcctgaaaagttaaaaagtgtaaaaaaaaagtttaaaaagttaaattttcAGCTCCCTTAATGGATTGAATtgctgaggggagatgaaattacatacccaaggtccccagATTTTCCCCTGATGCAATCTTTATCTGCAAACCTTTCCCAGCTTCAGCACAAGTGCCTATCAGCATAATGGAGGATGCTTGTGCAAAAGTCAAGCAATGATGGTTGGCGATCATGTGAAAGTTAAAAAGAGAAGTTGAAGTTTtattcccctcaccgatgtg
The nucleotide sequence above comes from Eleutherodactylus coqui strain aEleCoq1 chromosome 2, aEleCoq1.hap1, whole genome shotgun sequence. Encoded proteins:
- the UCN3 gene encoding urocortin-3; its protein translation is MPHTRLLLLLFILCMARSSLHYNFYKTESIFSCLKEVLEEAKRRSLEDNSVLSKRGYDFGPSDSLLSQEEEEEEEDEKEKRTFPAARYRYLSQAQVKGKLYQNKAKSDRRTKFTLSLDVPTNLMNILFDIAKAKNMRAKAAANAQLMAQVGRRK